In a genomic window of Allomeiothermus silvanus DSM 9946:
- a CDS encoding response regulator transcription factor: MPKLLVVEDEPAVRMGLRLSLSRAGHQVLEAATATEAWEQLPQADLVVLDWMLPDEPGVRLLERLRRDGRYENLPVLMLTARAGEGDRVEGLTRGADDYLTKPFSTPELLARIQALLRRSGKSGRIERGGLALDLERHQASLDGRPLDLTRREFDLLAFLARHPGRVYSREELLERVWGPEFMGTARTVDQHVAQLREKLQEDPKLPRFLETLRGVGYRFRE, translated from the coding sequence ATGCCGAAGCTTCTGGTGGTCGAGGATGAGCCTGCCGTACGGATGGGCCTACGCCTATCCCTGAGCCGAGCCGGGCACCAAGTTCTGGAGGCCGCCACCGCCACCGAAGCCTGGGAGCAGCTGCCCCAGGCCGATCTGGTGGTACTGGACTGGATGTTGCCCGACGAGCCGGGGGTACGGCTGTTGGAGCGCCTGCGCCGCGATGGTCGCTATGAGAACCTGCCGGTGCTGATGCTCACCGCGCGAGCCGGGGAGGGTGACCGAGTGGAAGGGCTCACCCGCGGGGCCGACGACTATTTAACCAAGCCCTTCTCGACCCCCGAACTCTTAGCCCGCATCCAGGCCTTACTGCGCCGCAGCGGGAAAAGCGGACGGATTGAGCGAGGTGGGCTAGCTTTGGACCTCGAGCGCCACCAGGCCAGCCTGGATGGTCGGCCCCTCGACCTCACCCGGCGCGAGTTCGACCTGCTGGCCTTCCTGGCCCGTCACCCAGGACGGGTCTACAGCCGCGAGGAGCTGCTCGAGCGGGTGTGGGGGCCAGAGTTCATGGGCACCGCCCGCACCGTAGACCAGCACGTGGCACAACTGCGCGAGAAACTTCAGGAAGACCCCAAGCTGCCGCGCTTCCTCGAGACGCTGCGCGGGGTGGGCTACCGCTTCAGGGAATAA
- a CDS encoding NAD(P)-dependent oxidoreductase: protein MSDQKVGFIGLGAMGWPIAGHLAKRFETLVWNRTFAKAEAHAREFGSRAVPLEKIAEAEVIFTCVPVSQDVDDLARALLPHLHPGTLWIDHTSGEPEQAKQTALKLAEQGVRYLDAPLSGGVVGAENARSTVMVGGEAADFERARPFLETYCAKIVHVGPLGAGHAVKAVNNALLAVNLWALSEGMVALVKQGVNPGLALEAINASSGRSNVSENLFPSRVVTRSFPNTFALGLLAKDLGICTDVIEAAGTPAPVLRQVREFFAIAKREIGSSEVDHTAVAQLLERWSGVEIR from the coding sequence ATGTCGGATCAAAAAGTCGGGTTTATCGGGTTGGGGGCGATGGGCTGGCCGATCGCCGGGCATTTGGCTAAGCGCTTCGAGACCCTGGTGTGGAACCGCACCTTCGCCAAGGCTGAGGCCCATGCCAGGGAGTTCGGCTCGAGGGCGGTTCCTCTGGAGAAAATCGCCGAGGCTGAGGTGATCTTTACCTGCGTGCCGGTTTCTCAAGACGTAGACGACCTCGCTCGAGCCCTCCTGCCGCACCTACACCCGGGCACCTTGTGGATTGACCACACCTCGGGCGAGCCCGAGCAAGCCAAGCAGACCGCGCTAAAGCTGGCCGAGCAGGGGGTCCGCTACCTCGATGCGCCGCTCTCAGGGGGAGTAGTGGGGGCAGAGAACGCCCGTTCTACGGTGATGGTAGGGGGGGAGGCCGCCGACTTCGAACGGGCGCGGCCTTTTTTAGAAACCTATTGCGCCAAGATTGTTCACGTGGGGCCATTGGGGGCAGGGCACGCGGTCAAGGCGGTGAATAACGCCCTCCTGGCGGTGAACCTGTGGGCTTTGAGCGAGGGAATGGTGGCGCTGGTCAAACAGGGGGTGAACCCAGGATTGGCCCTGGAAGCCATCAACGCTTCTTCCGGGCGCAGTAACGTAAGCGAGAACCTTTTCCCTAGCCGGGTCGTGACCCGGAGCTTCCCCAACACCTTCGCGTTGGGCCTGCTGGCCAAGGATCTGGGTATTTGCACGGATGTCATCGAGGCTGCCGGTACGCCCGCCCCCGTGCTGCGGCAGGTTAGAGAGTTTTTCGCGATCGCCAAGCGCGAGATAGGATCTTCCGAGGTGGACCATACCGCAGTGGCGCAGCTCTTGGAAAGGTGGAGCGGGGTCGAGATTCGATAA
- a CDS encoding ThuA domain-containing protein has translation MLVTRVGIGAKLDVVWLLSLLLLLVVGCNQQARPNTDDQTSPTITLENPVGGTAVSLSLTVQGTATDDQAVTRVTYQLGGSLEQNVPITPAARVPFSFNVQLQTGQNVIVVNAYDAAGNIGSATLSITYGTTGGTQDTLRPDISILSPTPGSTVSSSSVSVQGKAKDNLAVTRIAYQLNGKAEQNISFTPGASVDFTATVSGLLPGSNTIIFNAYDAAGNKDSASTRVVYSGSSSDTSKPSLSVSSPASGSSTHSPNISVQGQASGNVGVSRLTYQLNGTAEQDVGISPATSVNFNFSVGSLQPGNNTITLNAYDDANNKGSTSLSVTYNPSSLPPIGSLNFDRKVVDPNSPRDPWMKNTADLNGDGLPDLIVSGANGPVVWYAAPNWTKGTISSSGGSQSGSAVGDIDGDGDIDVVIGTTWYENQNRGASWTAHNLGSAGTHDIVIADFNGDGKPDIAMRGETDSVVSVFFQNNKDSWSKVDLDPGYGRNGLDTGDLNRDGKPDLVIGGYWLENPGGETAKTAGSWKKYKFSDWDAFAAVRVADLNKDGRLDVVLSVSESIGDIAWFEAPADPTSLNWTKHLIDRNLDSVHSLDVVDMNRDGNLDVVGSEFRDQGRLIVYLNDGSSNNWTAKVVGNDFLHNTHVADIGNDGDYDIFGVTAFGDVPVILYENTPFSTASNKVLVFSKTLGYRHGSIADGIQAIKDLGMHNSFGVDTTEDSSVFTPSNLAQYKAVIFLNTSGDVLDTNQKQAFQQYIEQGGGFVGVHNAADTMRGWAWYENLVGAMYQSEINTQPLTLQVISSHLSTQGLPSVWNFTDEAYNYDRDPKQGGASVLIVFDDRNVSGGTMGANHPFSWYKAYDGGRSWYTVGGANPPDYENTNFLQHLLGGIRYAGNF, from the coding sequence GTGCTAGTGACGAGAGTGGGTATCGGAGCAAAACTCGATGTTGTATGGCTTCTGAGCTTACTTCTATTGCTCGTAGTGGGATGTAACCAGCAAGCCCGACCCAACACCGATGACCAGACCAGCCCCACCATCACCCTGGAGAACCCGGTAGGAGGAACCGCCGTTAGCCTCAGCCTCACCGTCCAGGGCACCGCTACCGACGATCAGGCCGTAACCCGGGTCACCTATCAGCTGGGTGGCAGCCTCGAGCAAAACGTGCCCATCACCCCCGCCGCCAGAGTGCCCTTCAGCTTCAATGTGCAGCTCCAAACCGGCCAGAACGTCATCGTCGTCAACGCCTATGACGCCGCCGGCAACATCGGCAGCGCTACGCTCTCTATCACCTATGGCACTACAGGAGGTACCCAAGATACCCTCCGCCCCGATATCTCCATCCTCAGCCCCACCCCGGGTAGCACGGTGAGCAGCTCGAGCGTGAGCGTGCAAGGTAAAGCTAAGGACAACCTCGCAGTCACCCGCATCGCTTACCAGCTCAACGGGAAAGCCGAGCAGAACATCTCCTTCACCCCTGGAGCTAGTGTCGACTTCACCGCTACCGTCAGCGGTCTACTCCCCGGCAGCAACACCATCATCTTCAACGCCTACGATGCCGCCGGTAACAAAGACTCCGCTTCTACCCGCGTCGTTTACTCGGGCTCCTCTTCAGATACCAGTAAACCTAGCCTCTCGGTCAGTAGTCCGGCGAGTGGCTCGAGCACCCACAGTCCTAACATCAGCGTACAAGGCCAAGCTAGCGGCAATGTAGGGGTCAGCCGGCTCACTTATCAACTCAACGGTACAGCCGAGCAGGACGTGGGAATTTCGCCAGCAACCAGTGTCAACTTCAACTTCTCCGTGGGCAGCCTGCAACCGGGGAATAACACCATCACCCTCAACGCGTATGATGACGCGAATAATAAAGGTAGCACCTCGCTGAGCGTTACCTACAATCCATCTTCGCTTCCTCCCATTGGGAGCCTCAACTTCGACCGCAAGGTCGTAGACCCTAACAGCCCCAGAGATCCCTGGATGAAGAATACCGCCGACCTCAACGGCGACGGTCTGCCCGACTTGATCGTGAGCGGGGCCAATGGACCGGTGGTGTGGTACGCGGCTCCTAATTGGACCAAGGGGACCATCAGCTCGAGCGGAGGCAGCCAGAGCGGGAGCGCAGTCGGAGACATCGACGGCGACGGTGATATAGACGTGGTAATCGGTACTACCTGGTATGAAAACCAAAACCGGGGAGCCTCCTGGACGGCTCATAACCTGGGCTCCGCCGGCACCCACGACATCGTGATTGCCGACTTCAACGGGGATGGCAAACCCGATATCGCCATGCGCGGCGAGACCGACTCGGTAGTGAGCGTCTTCTTCCAAAACAACAAGGATTCCTGGTCCAAGGTCGACCTTGATCCCGGATACGGGCGTAACGGACTGGACACGGGCGACTTGAACCGTGACGGCAAGCCTGACCTGGTAATTGGAGGTTACTGGCTCGAGAACCCCGGCGGCGAAACTGCTAAAACCGCCGGTTCCTGGAAAAAGTATAAATTTTCTGACTGGGATGCCTTCGCAGCGGTGCGGGTAGCGGATCTCAATAAGGATGGCCGCCTCGACGTGGTCCTATCGGTTTCGGAGTCAATAGGGGACATCGCCTGGTTTGAGGCCCCTGCTGACCCCACCAGCCTCAACTGGACCAAACACCTTATTGACCGCAACCTCGATAGCGTCCACAGCCTGGACGTAGTAGACATGAACCGGGATGGCAATTTGGACGTGGTGGGTTCAGAGTTCCGCGACCAGGGCCGCTTGATCGTCTATCTCAACGATGGTTCAAGCAATAACTGGACGGCTAAAGTAGTGGGCAACGACTTCTTGCACAACACCCACGTAGCGGACATTGGCAACGATGGTGATTACGATATCTTCGGGGTGACCGCCTTCGGGGATGTCCCGGTGATCCTCTACGAAAACACTCCCTTCTCTACCGCTAGCAACAAGGTGCTGGTGTTCTCCAAAACCCTGGGTTACCGCCACGGCTCGATCGCCGATGGCATCCAGGCGATCAAAGACCTAGGCATGCACAACAGCTTCGGCGTGGACACCACCGAAGACTCGAGCGTTTTTACCCCGAGCAACCTCGCCCAGTACAAAGCGGTGATCTTCCTCAACACCTCGGGGGACGTGCTCGACACCAACCAGAAGCAAGCCTTCCAGCAGTACATCGAGCAAGGAGGCGGCTTTGTGGGGGTGCATAACGCTGCCGACACGATGCGGGGCTGGGCCTGGTACGAAAACCTAGTAGGGGCCATGTACCAGTCTGAAATCAACACCCAACCCCTCACCCTCCAAGTTATCAGCAGCCACCTCTCAACCCAAGGTCTCCCCTCCGTTTGGAATTTTACCGATGAGGCCTATAACTATGACCGGGACCCTAAACAGGGAGGAGCCTCGGTGCTAATCGTCTTCGATGACCGCAACGTAAGCGGCGGGACAATGGGAGCTAATCACCCGTTCTCCTGGTACAAAGCCTACGATGGAGGGCGCTCGTGGTACACGGTAGGCGGGGCTAACCCACCGGACTACGAGAACACCAATTTCCTTCAGCACCTCTTGGGCGGTATCCGCTATGCGGGAAATTTCTAG
- a CDS encoding IS701-like element ISMesi2 family transposase, whose protein sequence is MLSQASPKGVMPMNPPKCDDLDYIHFLIAAQRVFTCTEAARCSPKEKSPPAHDAFTRLLQRQPPDTAALWQEAKAFVKLREGLLILDDTTLDKPYARDMDLVSYHWSGKHQRVVRGIALMTLLWTEGQALIPCDFRVYDKPQDGKSKNDHFQTMLQKAKERGFQPEYVLMDSWYASLENLKAIVSFGWRFLTRLKGNRLVNPEGKGNVPIREVEIPGEGRVVHLRGFGFVRVFRTLSKDGEAEYWATNHLGMSEEKRAELERQGWGIEVYHRGLKQCCGVERAQVRKAVSILRHLLLALRAFLRLEVYRLRRGVSWYEAKASIVREAIRSYLAHPLHILQPTA, encoded by the coding sequence GTGCTTAGCCAAGCTTCTCCAAAGGGGGTGATGCCCATGAACCCACCGAAGTGCGATGACCTGGACTACATCCACTTTCTCATCGCCGCTCAGCGGGTCTTCACCTGTACCGAGGCCGCTCGCTGTAGTCCAAAGGAGAAGAGCCCTCCCGCCCATGATGCCTTTACCCGCCTGCTGCAAAGACAGCCGCCCGACACGGCGGCGCTGTGGCAGGAGGCCAAGGCCTTCGTGAAGCTCAGGGAGGGGCTGCTGATCCTGGACGACACCACCCTGGATAAGCCCTACGCTCGGGACATGGATCTGGTGAGTTACCACTGGAGCGGCAAACACCAAAGGGTGGTTAGGGGCATCGCCCTCATGACCCTGCTGTGGACGGAGGGGCAGGCCCTGATCCCCTGCGACTTTCGGGTCTACGACAAGCCCCAGGATGGGAAGAGCAAAAACGACCACTTTCAGACCATGCTCCAGAAAGCGAAGGAGCGGGGGTTTCAGCCGGAATATGTCCTGATGGACAGCTGGTATGCCAGCTTGGAGAACCTCAAGGCCATAGTCAGCTTTGGCTGGCGGTTTCTGACGCGGCTGAAGGGCAACCGCCTGGTCAACCCGGAGGGGAAGGGAAATGTACCCATCCGTGAGGTGGAAATCCCTGGGGAGGGGAGGGTGGTTCATCTTCGGGGTTTTGGGTTCGTGAGGGTGTTCCGAACGCTCTCCAAGGACGGGGAGGCGGAGTACTGGGCCACGAACCATCTGGGGATGAGCGAAGAGAAGCGGGCGGAGTTAGAGCGGCAAGGATGGGGGATCGAAGTGTACCATCGGGGGCTCAAGCAGTGCTGTGGGGTGGAGCGGGCCCAGGTGAGGAAGGCGGTCTCCATCCTGCGGCACCTCCTCCTGGCTTTGCGGGCCTTCCTCCGGCTGGAGGTCTACCGGCTGCGCAGGGGGGTGAGCTGGTACGAGGCCAAGGCGTCCATTGTTCGCGAGGCAATACGAAGTTATCTCGCCCATCCCCTCCACATCCTTCAGCCAACTGCGTAA
- a CDS encoding histidine kinase dimerization/phospho-acceptor domain-containing protein: protein MDALGAKQSKALEAAWEQAREGLVLFSEERLTYLNPAAAAMLGVERERVMGRSLLLALRDHRLEVLCHLGGETLVEVRGRTLWAKADPAGYLLLWDKTQEKTRQEALEEASRTLAHEFRTPVAGMLSLLDALLEGLPQPEAKEALEMIRHEALRLSRLVEDLPLNRLPSQERTFALNELQPRLERFLAPQMAEKGSWITWEIPHTVRANPDAVYQALLNLLENALKYGPPGEVKVVSEEVLPEAQPGLSSAPHLRLEVRDLGHPLPDYESLFRAGSRGVHAASVRGSGLGLALVQRLAGSWGGVAYGRTWEAGRSRGNAFGLTFPHFRTNAERDVYSPQSRGVPR, encoded by the coding sequence ATGGATGCGCTCGGCGCCAAGCAAAGCAAGGCTCTGGAAGCAGCCTGGGAACAGGCCCGCGAAGGTTTGGTGCTCTTCAGCGAGGAACGCCTCACCTACCTGAACCCCGCAGCCGCGGCCATGCTCGGGGTAGAACGCGAGCGAGTGATGGGCCGATCCTTGCTGCTGGCCCTACGCGATCACCGACTGGAAGTCCTCTGCCACCTGGGGGGGGAGACCCTGGTGGAAGTCCGCGGACGCACCCTATGGGCCAAGGCTGACCCGGCAGGCTACCTGCTCTTGTGGGACAAGACCCAGGAAAAAACTCGCCAAGAAGCCCTCGAGGAGGCTAGCCGAACCCTGGCTCACGAGTTCCGCACCCCGGTCGCAGGGATGCTTTCCTTGCTCGATGCGCTACTGGAAGGGTTGCCTCAGCCCGAGGCCAAGGAAGCCCTCGAGATGATCCGACACGAGGCCCTACGGCTCTCGAGGCTGGTCGAGGACCTTCCGCTCAATCGCCTGCCCAGCCAAGAGCGCACCTTTGCCCTCAATGAGTTACAACCCCGGCTCGAGCGCTTTCTAGCCCCTCAGATGGCGGAAAAGGGCTCCTGGATCACCTGGGAGATCCCCCACACGGTACGGGCCAACCCTGACGCGGTATATCAGGCGCTTTTGAATCTGCTAGAAAACGCCCTCAAGTACGGCCCTCCCGGCGAGGTAAAAGTGGTGAGCGAGGAAGTCTTGCCTGAAGCCCAGCCCGGCCTTTCCTCTGCGCCTCATCTGCGGCTAGAAGTGCGCGACCTGGGCCATCCGCTTCCCGACTACGAAAGCTTGTTCCGGGCGGGGAGCCGGGGTGTTCACGCCGCCAGTGTACGGGGGAGTGGTTTGGGGTTGGCTTTGGTGCAGCGGCTGGCCGGGAGTTGGGGCGGAGTGGCCTATGGCCGTACCTGGGAGGCGGGGCGAAGCCGGGGAAATGCCTTTGGCCTGACGTTTCCGCATTTCCGGACGAACGCTGAAAGAGACGTTTATTCACCGCAAAGCAGGGGAGTTCCCCGCTAG
- the dnaE gene encoding DNA polymerase III subunit alpha, giving the protein MLHDPANPTHRDDCPSCQFAHLHQHTQFSLLDGAARLKDLIKWVKQVSPEEPMLAMTDHGNLFGAVQFYKYATEAEVKPIIGYEAYVAAESRFDRKQGKGLDGGYFHLTLLAKDFEGYQNLCRLASRAYLEGFYGKPRIDREILREHNAGIIALSGCLGAEIPQFILQERHEDAERRLLEYLSIFGDKRYFIEVQDHGLPEQKKVNRVLKEFADKYGLGIVATNDGHYVRKEDAEAHAVVLAVQSKATWDDPNRWKFPCDEFYVKTPQEMRSTLEGERELWGKRFDELFDNSLEIGRMCNVELVPKKVQYRIPKYPLPEGRTEVTYLRELTFSGLLKRYPDRVTDDLYREFLRRLGRPVPHGDGEVLAKALAELEDLEATRAYLPELKEGTPWGPWEILSRAVYELAVVERMGFPGYLLIVQDFINWAKSQGISVGPGRGSAAGSLVAYATRITNIDPLAYDLLFERFLNPARVSMPDIDTDFSDARRGEVIEYVRSRYGDEMVAQIGTFGTLASKAAIKDAARVFGLPVKKADELAKLIPVVFGKPTPLEKAIETIPDLRAEMEKDPLVARVMEVAKKLEGLNRQSSVHAAGVVISDVPLQDYIPLMRAGDGEGKVTQYDMGSVEALGFLKMDFLGLRTLSFLDECKRIVKESKGVDIDYDAIPIDDEKTFELLGRGETKGIFQLDSAGMTSTVRGLKPRRIQDIIALGALYRPGPMENIPTYIRRHHGREAVAYPQFPNAAKYLEPILRETYGIPVYQEQIMQIASAAAGYSLGEADLLRRAMGKKKMEEMVKHRAQFKKGAAQRGIPEDEADRLFDLLEAFANYGFNKSHSAAYAILTYQTAYVKAHYPVEFHAALLTVERHDSDKVAEYIRAARAMGVEVLPPDINRSSFSFSAVGQNVLFGLSAVKNVGEAPTEAIIRERERGGRFKSLPDFLKRVDSAVANKRVAESLIKAGAFDELGERGQMLAALDDLLKWAQAERESANSGMMGLFADAQSEPTLPKVPPLDEITRLRYEKEALGIYVTGHPLQRYEGLREAASCTIEDLPDYFHSQKNGKSRIRVLLAGLVEGIVRKPTKSGGMMCKFMLGDETGAVEVVAFGRSYDKVSPRVREDAPVLLVAEVEPDGEGETLRVVAQDVYPYNELEGLPKVMELELDLALLDDEKINELGSLFDEYTGLVPVHLKIQGSDCWALIEVRPRVDENAKDALAGLDWVRAKLIPDRDALLAVAAAPARGQNGGDPQGPVVPF; this is encoded by the coding sequence ATGTTGCACGACCCAGCCAACCCCACCCACCGCGACGATTGCCCTTCCTGCCAATTCGCCCACTTGCACCAGCACACCCAGTTCTCGCTTCTGGACGGCGCGGCCCGCCTCAAGGACCTCATCAAGTGGGTCAAGCAGGTAAGCCCTGAGGAGCCCATGCTGGCTATGACCGACCACGGCAACCTGTTCGGGGCCGTGCAGTTTTACAAGTACGCCACCGAGGCCGAGGTCAAGCCCATCATCGGCTACGAGGCCTATGTGGCTGCCGAGAGTCGCTTCGACCGCAAGCAGGGGAAAGGGCTCGACGGGGGCTACTTCCACCTCACATTGCTGGCCAAGGACTTCGAGGGCTACCAGAACCTCTGCCGCCTGGCCAGCCGGGCTTACCTCGAGGGCTTCTACGGTAAACCCCGCATCGACCGGGAAATCCTGCGCGAGCATAACGCGGGCATCATCGCGCTTTCGGGCTGCTTGGGGGCGGAGATCCCGCAGTTCATCCTGCAAGAGCGCCACGAGGATGCCGAGCGGCGCCTGCTGGAGTACCTCTCGATCTTTGGGGATAAGCGCTATTTCATCGAGGTTCAAGACCACGGCCTCCCCGAGCAGAAGAAGGTCAACCGGGTGCTTAAGGAGTTCGCCGACAAATACGGTCTGGGCATCGTAGCTACCAACGACGGGCACTACGTGCGCAAAGAGGACGCCGAGGCTCATGCGGTGGTGCTGGCGGTGCAGTCGAAGGCTACCTGGGACGATCCTAACCGCTGGAAGTTCCCCTGCGACGAGTTCTACGTCAAAACCCCCCAGGAGATGCGCTCTACCCTCGAGGGCGAACGCGAGCTATGGGGTAAGCGCTTCGATGAGCTGTTCGATAACTCGCTCGAGATCGGGCGCATGTGCAACGTCGAGCTGGTACCCAAGAAGGTGCAGTACCGCATCCCCAAGTACCCCCTACCCGAGGGGCGCACCGAGGTGACCTACCTCCGCGAGCTCACCTTCAGTGGCCTCCTCAAGCGCTACCCCGACAGGGTCACCGACGACCTCTACCGCGAGTTCCTGCGCAGGCTGGGCCGGCCGGTGCCCCATGGTGACGGGGAGGTGTTGGCCAAAGCCCTGGCCGAACTCGAGGACCTCGAGGCCACCCGCGCCTACCTGCCCGAACTCAAGGAGGGCACCCCGTGGGGGCCTTGGGAGATCCTCTCCCGCGCCGTCTACGAGCTCGCCGTGGTCGAGCGCATGGGCTTCCCCGGTTATTTACTTATCGTGCAGGACTTTATCAACTGGGCCAAGAGCCAGGGCATCAGCGTAGGGCCGGGACGTGGCTCGGCGGCAGGGAGCTTGGTGGCGTACGCCACCCGCATCACCAACATCGACCCGCTAGCCTATGACCTGCTCTTCGAGCGCTTCTTGAACCCGGCCCGAGTCTCCATGCCCGACATCGACACCGACTTCTCCGATGCGCGCCGCGGTGAGGTCATCGAGTACGTGCGGTCTCGCTACGGCGATGAGATGGTGGCGCAGATCGGAACGTTCGGAACCTTGGCCTCCAAGGCCGCCATCAAGGACGCGGCACGGGTCTTCGGGTTGCCGGTGAAGAAGGCTGACGAGTTGGCCAAGCTTATTCCGGTGGTGTTCGGCAAGCCCACGCCCTTAGAGAAGGCCATCGAGACCATCCCCGACCTCAGGGCGGAGATGGAGAAAGACCCCCTGGTAGCGCGGGTGATGGAGGTGGCGAAGAAGCTCGAGGGCTTGAACCGCCAGTCCAGTGTGCACGCGGCGGGGGTAGTGATCTCGGATGTGCCGCTTCAGGACTATATCCCCCTGATGCGGGCGGGCGATGGCGAGGGCAAGGTCACCCAGTACGACATGGGCTCGGTGGAGGCCTTGGGATTCCTCAAGATGGACTTTTTGGGCCTGCGCACGCTCTCTTTCCTCGACGAGTGCAAGCGCATCGTGAAGGAATCCAAGGGCGTAGACATCGACTATGACGCTATTCCCATCGACGATGAGAAGACCTTTGAGCTGTTGGGGCGTGGCGAGACCAAGGGCATCTTTCAGCTCGACTCGGCCGGCATGACCTCCACCGTGCGCGGGCTCAAGCCGCGGCGCATCCAGGACATCATTGCGTTGGGGGCTTTGTATCGCCCCGGCCCGATGGAAAACATCCCCACCTACATCCGCCGCCACCATGGGCGGGAGGCGGTGGCCTACCCGCAGTTCCCCAACGCGGCCAAGTACCTCGAGCCCATCCTGCGCGAGACCTACGGGATCCCGGTCTACCAGGAGCAGATCATGCAGATCGCCTCGGCGGCTGCCGGGTACAGCCTAGGCGAGGCCGATTTGCTGCGGAGGGCGATGGGCAAGAAGAAGATGGAGGAGATGGTCAAGCACCGCGCCCAGTTCAAGAAGGGTGCGGCACAGCGGGGCATTCCCGAGGACGAAGCCGACCGGCTCTTCGACCTGCTCGAGGCCTTCGCCAACTACGGCTTCAATAAGTCGCACTCGGCAGCTTACGCGATCCTTACCTACCAGACCGCCTACGTCAAAGCCCACTACCCGGTGGAGTTCCATGCGGCCTTGCTCACCGTCGAGCGCCACGACTCGGACAAGGTGGCCGAGTATATCCGGGCCGCGCGAGCGATGGGGGTGGAGGTGCTGCCGCCGGACATCAACCGCTCCTCCTTCAGCTTCAGCGCGGTCGGCCAGAACGTGCTGTTCGGGCTTTCGGCGGTAAAGAACGTAGGGGAAGCGCCTACCGAGGCCATCATTCGCGAACGCGAGCGGGGAGGACGCTTCAAATCCCTGCCGGACTTTCTCAAGCGGGTAGACTCCGCCGTCGCCAACAAACGGGTGGCGGAGTCGTTGATCAAAGCCGGGGCTTTTGACGAATTGGGCGAGCGTGGGCAGATGCTCGCCGCCCTCGACGACCTGCTCAAGTGGGCCCAGGCCGAGCGCGAGAGCGCCAACTCGGGCATGATGGGCCTCTTTGCTGATGCTCAAAGCGAGCCCACTTTGCCCAAAGTGCCCCCCCTGGATGAGATCACCCGGCTTCGCTACGAGAAGGAGGCCCTAGGCATCTACGTCACCGGCCACCCGCTTCAGCGCTACGAGGGGCTGCGCGAGGCCGCCAGCTGCACTATTGAGGACCTCCCCGACTACTTCCACAGCCAGAAAAACGGCAAGTCCCGCATCCGGGTGCTCCTGGCCGGGCTCGTTGAGGGCATTGTCCGCAAGCCCACCAAATCCGGGGGGATGATGTGCAAGTTCATGCTGGGGGATGAGACCGGTGCGGTGGAGGTGGTGGCCTTTGGGCGCTCGTATGACAAGGTCTCGCCGCGGGTGCGCGAGGATGCCCCGGTGTTGCTGGTGGCCGAGGTGGAGCCGGACGGAGAAGGGGAAACCTTACGGGTGGTGGCCCAGGACGTGTACCCCTACAACGAACTCGAGGGACTCCCCAAGGTGATGGAACTCGAGCTGGACCTAGCCCTCCTGGACGATGAGAAGATCAACGAATTGGGGAGCCTTTTTGACGAGTACACCGGCCTCGTGCCGGTGCATCTAAAAATTCAAGGTAGCGATTGCTGGGCTTTGATAGAGGTCCGGCCTCGTGTAGACGAGAATGCCAAGGATGCCTTGGCCGGACTCGACTGGGTGAGGGCCAAGCTGATCCCCGACCGGGACGCCCTGCTGGCGGTGGCGGCAGCCCCGGCTCGAGGGCAGAACGGCGGCGATCCCCAAGGGCCGGTGGTGCCGTTTTAG
- the phoU gene encoding phosphate signaling complex protein PhoU — MREALERELNKLTEESIRLISLVREMTEKSAEALYRQDPRLAQEVIAQDEQVDTLELKIESEAITLMARQQLVASDLRFALTVIKALTDLERAGDYAKHVAEDVILLSKEPPLKNYITLPEMGRRLTLMLDLLAKALAERDLNAAKELLRRDDEVDGLYEEVTRELLTYMMEDPRTISKALTLMRIARSYERLGDHLENVAERVLYWLTGKMEKKPEDIY; from the coding sequence ATGCGCGAAGCCCTGGAACGTGAACTCAACAAGCTGACCGAAGAGAGTATCCGGCTCATCTCGCTAGTGCGCGAGATGACCGAGAAAAGCGCCGAGGCCCTCTATAGGCAAGACCCTCGGCTGGCCCAGGAAGTCATTGCGCAAGACGAACAGGTAGATACCCTCGAGCTGAAGATTGAGAGCGAAGCCATCACCTTGATGGCCCGGCAACAGTTGGTGGCCTCCGACCTACGCTTCGCCTTGACCGTGATCAAGGCCCTGACCGACCTCGAGCGGGCTGGGGACTACGCCAAGCACGTGGCCGAGGATGTGATCCTGCTTTCCAAAGAACCCCCTCTCAAGAACTACATCACCCTGCCCGAGATGGGCCGCCGCCTCACCCTTATGCTCGATCTGCTGGCCAAGGCCCTGGCCGAGCGTGACCTCAATGCGGCCAAAGAATTGCTGCGCCGCGACGATGAGGTGGACGGGCTCTACGAGGAGGTGACCCGCGAGCTCCTCACCTACATGATGGAAGACCCCCGCACCATCTCCAAAGCCCTCACCCTCATGCGCATCGCCCGCAGCTACGAACGGCTCGGGGATCACCTCGAGAACGTGGCCGAGCGGGTGCTGTACTGGCTTACTGGAAAGATGGAAAAAAAGCCAGAAGATATTTATTAG